Below is a genomic region from Streptomyces sp. NBC_00461.
CCCTGGCCGCGGACTTCCGCGTGGCCGACCCCACGGCCCGCTTCGCGTTCCTCTTCACCCGCGTGGGCCTCTCCGGCGGCGACATGGGCGCCGCATACCTGCTGCCGAGGGTCGTCGGCCTGGGCCACGCGACCCGCCTGCTGATGCTGGGCGACCCGGTCCGCGCACCCGAGGCCGAGCGCATCGGCCTGATCAGCGAGCTGACGGACGAGGGCCGGGCGGACGCGGCCGCGATCGCCCTGGCCCGCCGCCTGGCCGACGGCCCGGCACTGGCGTACGCCCAGACGAAGGCGCTCCTGACGGCCGAGCTGGACATGCCCCTCGCCGCCTCCGTCGAACTCGACGCCTCCACGCAGGCCCTCCTCATGAACGGCGAGGACTACGCGGAGTTCCACGCGGCTTTCAAGGAAAAGCGCCCCCCCAAATGGAGGGGGCGGTGATGATGCCCACCCCAGGGGCGCGAGACTGTGTCGAATCTGCGGCCACCGCCGCGCGGGCGCGATCAGCCACAACGAACCCGCAGCCGCCAAAGACGACCCATCACCCCCTACGAGTGGCGATCATCGGCGGCGGCCCCGGAGGCCTGTACGCCGCCGCCCTCCTCAAACGCCTCGCCCCCGACCGGCAGGTCACCCTCTGGGAACGCAACGCCCCGGACGACACCTTCGGCTTCGGAGTCGTCCTCTCCGACGAGACCCTCGGCGGTATCGAACACGCCGACCCCGTGGTGTACGAGGCCGTGCAGAAGGACTTCGTACGGTGGGACGACATCGACGTCGTGCACCGAGGAGTACGGCACACCTCCGGCGGCCACGGATTCGCGGCGCTCGGCAGACGACGGCTCCTGGAGATCCTGCACGACCGCTGCCGCACCCTCGGCGTCGACCTGCGTTTCGGCTCCGAAGCGCCGTACCCCGACTGGCTGGCCGAGACATACGACCTGGTCATCGCTGCCGACGGAGTCAACAGCCCCACCCGCGAGGCCCACGCCCACGTCTTCCGCCCCAAGGTGACCACCCACCACTGTCGCTACATCTGGCTCGCCGCCGACTTCGCCTTCGACGCCTTCCGCTTCGAGATCGCCGAGACCGAACACGGCGTGATGCAACTCCACGGCTACCCCTATTCCGCAACGGGGTCCTCCGGGCCGCGGAATCCGTCCGACGCCTCCACCGTGATCGTCGAGATGCGTGAAGAGGTGTGGCAGGCGGCCGGATTCGCTGCCCTCGACGAGACCGAGTCCGTCGAGCGATGCGCCAAGATCTTCGCGGACGCGCTCGGCGGCCGGCCCCTGCGCTCCAACAAGTCGGCCTGGACGACCTTCCGCACGGTGACCAACGAGCACTGGTCGCACGGCAACATCGTGCTGCTCGGCGACGCCGCCCACACCGCCCACTTCTCCATCGGCTCCGGCACCAAGCTCGCCGTGGAGGACGCCCTTGCGCTGACCGCCTGCCTGGAGGAACAGCCGTCCCTGGACAAGGCGTTGGCCGCCTACGAGGAGGAGCGCAGGCCCGTCGTCGCCTCCACCCAGCGGGCCGCCCGCGCCAGCCTGGAGTGGTTCGAGAACCTGCGTCTCCATCTCGACCAGCCGCCCCGCCAGTTCGCCTTCAACCTGCTCACCCGCAGCCGTCGCGTCACCCACGACAACCTCCGCCTGCGCGACTCCCGCTTCACCGGCGCCGTGGAGCACGAGTTCGGCTGCCCGCCCGGTACGCCCCCGATGTTCACCCCCTTCCGGCTGCGCGGTCTGACCCTGCGCAACCGGGTCGTGGTCTCACCCATGGACATGTACTCGGCCACCGACGGCGTCCCCGGCGACTTCCACCTCGTCCACCTGGGCGCGCGGGCGCTCGGCGGCGCCGGGCTGGTGATGACCGAGATGGTGTGCGTCAGCGAGGAGGGCCGGATCACCCCCGGCTGCACCGGCCTCTACACCG
It encodes:
- a CDS encoding enoyl-CoA hydratase family protein codes for the protein MSPFTGSAARTAHWEHLRVELTDGVARVTLARPDKLNALTFGAYADLRDLLAELSRERAVRALVLAGEGRGFCSGGDVDEIIGATLSMDTAQLLDFNRMTGQTVRAIRECPFPVIAAVHGVAAGAGAVLALAADFRVADPTARFAFLFTRVGLSGGDMGAAYLLPRVVGLGHATRLLMLGDPVRAPEAERIGLISELTDEGRADAAAIALARRLADGPALAYAQTKALLTAELDMPLAASVELDASTQALLMNGEDYAEFHAAFKEKRPPKWRGR
- a CDS encoding bifunctional salicylyl-CoA 5-hydroxylase/oxidoreductase codes for the protein MPTPGARDCVESAATAARARSATTNPQPPKTTHHPLRVAIIGGGPGGLYAAALLKRLAPDRQVTLWERNAPDDTFGFGVVLSDETLGGIEHADPVVYEAVQKDFVRWDDIDVVHRGVRHTSGGHGFAALGRRRLLEILHDRCRTLGVDLRFGSEAPYPDWLAETYDLVIAADGVNSPTREAHAHVFRPKVTTHHCRYIWLAADFAFDAFRFEIAETEHGVMQLHGYPYSATGSSGPRNPSDASTVIVEMREEVWQAAGFAALDETESVERCAKIFADALGGRPLRSNKSAWTTFRTVTNEHWSHGNIVLLGDAAHTAHFSIGSGTKLAVEDALALTACLEEQPSLDKALAAYEEERRPVVASTQRAARASLEWFENLRLHLDQPPRQFAFNLLTRSRRVTHDNLRLRDSRFTGAVEHEFGCPPGTPPMFTPFRLRGLTLRNRVVVSPMDMYSATDGVPGDFHLVHLGARALGGAGLVMTEMVCVSEEGRITPGCTGLYTGRQGESWKRIVDFVHTRSPGTAIGVQLGHSGRKGSTRLMWEGMDEPLPEGNWPLTAASPLPYKPDSQTPRELTRAQLTDIREQFTSAAWRAARAGFDLLELHCAHGYLLSGFLSPLTNRRTDAYGGSLGKRLRFPLEVFDAVRGVWPAEKPMTVRISATDWTEGGTTAEDAVEIARAFAAHGVDAIDVSTGQVVADERPEFGRSYQTPYADCIRHSVGVPVIAVGAISSWDDVNSLILAGRADLCALARPHLYDPNWTLHAAAEQGYDGPGVSWPDPYRAGSRRPQTGRTDAPKPRLTLGIRSRVE